Proteins found in one Mucilaginibacter gracilis genomic segment:
- a CDS encoding plasmid mobilization protein, with protein MADLKKLNGRPKLKEGKRTKFINVRFTEEEYKEIAGLEKALALSKTDLIRMRILSDAKKTVINSRELIKYIDSAGAEMARIGNNINQLAKHANTLRLQGALDPAIITQFNQLFDEYIQVQQKFEVSLRQIIRAMGL; from the coding sequence ATGGCTGATCTAAAGAAGCTGAATGGGCGACCGAAATTAAAGGAGGGTAAGCGAACCAAGTTCATTAACGTTAGGTTTACAGAAGAAGAGTATAAGGAAATAGCTGGTCTTGAAAAAGCATTGGCCCTTTCTAAAACAGACCTGATCAGGATGCGGATTTTATCCGATGCCAAGAAAACCGTGATCAATTCCAGGGAGCTTATCAAATACATTGATAGTGCCGGTGCCGAAATGGCCCGGATCGGTAATAATATCAACCAGTTGGCCAAACATGCGAACACACTTAGATTGCAAGGTGCATTAGATCCGGCGATCATTACTCAATTCAATCAACTGTTTGACGAGTACATCCAGGTTCAACAGAAATTTGAGGTGTCACTTCGGCAAATAATCAGGGCAATGGGCCTTTGA
- a CDS encoding toprim domain-containing protein, protein MSKLLTARELKEQASLVDLLSRLGYQPVPKRGREKMYISMLRDSDSNPSFSVNDDLGVWFDHGAGKGGNIIDFGLAYWKHLSFNEVVKKIQDVCAIETAEPRAQRPRKPVKVQHVVEKVRPLGAHPAITDYLKSRGVFEVAKFYLSEVFYYVEDENDVRKHYFAAGWLNEHNSWEVRNRYFKGCMGHKGITVIPGHPKKAALFEGFLDFLSWRYENPEADHTIIVLNTLTLLHQAINKAKAYSSLDIYFDRDKAGKTASRDFIKALPYATDRSAVYEGFNDYNDKLKAQLKTITKEQETKTNFFANVRVPFVR, encoded by the coding sequence ATGTCAAAGTTATTAACCGCCAGGGAGCTGAAGGAACAAGCGTCTTTGGTAGACCTGTTAAGCCGTTTAGGATATCAGCCAGTACCTAAAAGAGGCCGTGAAAAAATGTATATTAGTATGCTTCGGGATAGTGATAGCAATCCCTCCTTTAGTGTGAATGATGATCTCGGTGTATGGTTCGACCATGGTGCCGGAAAAGGCGGGAATATTATTGATTTCGGATTAGCGTACTGGAAGCATTTGAGCTTTAACGAAGTTGTAAAGAAGATCCAGGACGTTTGTGCAATCGAAACAGCGGAACCGAGGGCCCAGCGGCCAAGAAAACCGGTAAAGGTCCAGCATGTTGTTGAAAAGGTAAGGCCGCTAGGTGCCCACCCGGCCATTACGGATTACCTGAAAAGCCGCGGCGTATTTGAGGTCGCCAAGTTTTACCTCAGTGAGGTCTTCTATTATGTAGAGGATGAAAATGATGTTCGCAAACATTATTTCGCTGCAGGCTGGCTCAATGAACATAATTCCTGGGAAGTCCGTAACCGTTATTTTAAAGGCTGTATGGGACACAAAGGGATTACTGTGATACCGGGGCACCCTAAAAAAGCAGCTTTATTTGAAGGCTTCCTTGACTTTTTAAGCTGGCGATATGAAAATCCGGAAGCAGACCATACCATTATCGTTTTAAATACCTTAACCTTACTGCACCAGGCGATCAACAAGGCAAAAGCTTATTCCTCATTGGATATTTACTTTGACCGAGATAAAGCAGGTAAAACCGCCAGCAGGGATTTTATAAAAGCTTTACCATATGCGACTGACCGTTCAGCCGTTTATGAAGGGTTTAATGATTATAACGATAAATTAAAAGCGCAGCTGAAAACTATCACTAAAGAGCAGGAGACCAAAACGAATTTCTTTGCCAATGTCCGGGTTCCGTTTGTGAGGTAA
- a CDS encoding IS630 family transposase (programmed frameshift) encodes MVRYTIKLTKEEVGELYSIINKGSHSSQTFRTAYILLNCDEGEYAEKITNEQISKVLKVGMRTIDRVKKKFIEEGFEGVLDRRPTSRVYETKSDGDVEAKLVALCCSEPPEGFAKWSLRLLADKMVELEYVESISHVTVRSVLKKNELKPWKVKGWVIPPEKSSEFVANMERVLDVYKKPYDEEFPVVCMDESPKQLIEEGQPSQAMKPGQEARVDYEYIRHGVVNIFMANEPLRGKRFVEITAFKTKKDWALFVKRIADEWYPTAKKITLVMDNFKTHSASAFYETFEPAEAKRLWDRFEFVYTPKHGSWLNMAEIELHVLNGQCLNRHISTMLKINEEVAAWQHNRNNKNSKINWQFENKDARIKLKRLYPSLHD; translated from the exons ATGGTACGTTATACGATAAAACTTACAAAAGAGGAGGTTGGAGAGTTATACTCGATAATCAACAAGGGCTCCCATAGTTCTCAAACATTCCGGACAGCCTATATACTATTGAATTGTGATGAAGGGGAATATGCGGAGAAAATAACAAATGAACAGATCAGCAAAGTCCTGAAAGTAGGGATGCGAACGATAGACCGGGTGAAGAAAAAGTTTATTGAAGAGGGTTTTGAAGGTGTTTTAGATCGTCGCCCCACCAGCCGTGTTTATGAAACAAAATCAGATGGCGATGTAGAAGCGAAGCTGGTTGCCTTGTGTTGCAGCGAGCCGCCTGAGGGGTTTGCTAAATGGTCATTAAGGCTACTCGCCGATAAAATGGTAGAGTTGGAATATGTAGAAAGTATTTCGCATGTAACAGTAAGAAGTGTGCTTA AAAAAAACGAACTTAAGCCTTGGAAAGTAAAGGGCTGGGTAATACCACCGGAAAAAAGCAGCGAATTTGTAGCCAATATGGAACGCGTATTGGATGTATACAAAAAACCTTATGATGAGGAATTTCCGGTTGTATGTATGGATGAGTCGCCAAAACAATTGATAGAAGAAGGGCAGCCCTCTCAAGCCATGAAGCCTGGCCAGGAGGCAAGAGTAGATTACGAGTACATAAGGCATGGGGTAGTCAATATATTTATGGCCAACGAGCCTTTGAGGGGCAAGCGCTTTGTAGAAATTACGGCGTTTAAAACCAAAAAGGACTGGGCTTTATTCGTAAAAAGAATAGCAGATGAATGGTACCCGACAGCGAAAAAAATAACTTTAGTAATGGACAATTTTAAAACCCATTCGGCCTCTGCATTTTACGAGACATTTGAACCAGCCGAAGCCAAAAGGCTATGGGATAGGTTTGAGTTTGTTTATACGCCCAAGCATGGAAGCTGGCTCAATATGGCCGAGATAGAATTGCATGTATTGAATGGGCAATGCCTAAACAGGCATATTTCAACAATGCTGAAGATCAATGAAGAGGTAGCGGCATGGCAACACAACAGAAATAATAAGAACAGCAAAATTAACTGGCAGTTCGAAAATAAAGATGCGCGAATAAAACTGAAAAGACTTTATCCGTCATTACACGATTAA
- a CDS encoding sensor histidine kinase, whose protein sequence is MLLELFIYLGFKYGLDYFLFYSSGAVSTRSYVATFLVPNIYRGISFLGCSSLYWAILRVITFRNRVHETETLQLTTLKEKAELERNLAEAMNAYLQQQISPHLLFNTLTFIHNTYYKHSRTASQCVLLLVDIMRFSLEEVNITGKTTLAKEIEQIQNFIELNQLRFDYELYIDFQVAGDTANAQIIPLILLTLTENIFKHGYLKKKEGEAKLHITINAQNELRFVSWNLKKHQSKKKRLRSIGIQNVFKRLDYSYPHHYKLKISEEEESFGVELMMQL, encoded by the coding sequence ATGTTACTGGAATTATTTATTTACCTGGGATTTAAATACGGGCTTGACTATTTTCTGTTTTATTCTTCCGGGGCCGTTTCGACTCGCTCCTATGTCGCAACCTTTCTTGTTCCCAATATTTACCGGGGAATATCATTTTTAGGCTGCAGTTCACTATACTGGGCGATTTTACGTGTCATCACATTCAGAAACCGTGTGCATGAAACAGAAACGCTACAATTGACCACGCTTAAAGAAAAAGCAGAGTTAGAAAGAAATTTGGCGGAGGCTATGAATGCCTATCTCCAGCAGCAAATCAGTCCCCATTTACTATTTAATACCCTGACGTTCATCCATAACACTTATTATAAGCATTCGCGTACGGCTTCGCAATGTGTTTTACTGCTCGTTGATATTATGCGATTTTCGCTGGAGGAAGTAAATATTACCGGAAAAACTACACTAGCTAAGGAAATCGAACAGATACAAAACTTTATTGAGCTTAACCAGCTTCGGTTTGATTATGAACTCTATATCGATTTTCAAGTGGCGGGCGATACAGCAAATGCGCAAATTATTCCTTTAATACTACTGACGCTGACTGAAAATATTTTTAAGCACGGATACCTGAAAAAGAAGGAAGGCGAAGCAAAGCTGCACATCACGATCAACGCGCAAAACGAGCTGAGATTTGTAAGTTGGAATTTAAAAAAACATCAGTCCAAGAAAAAACGTTTACGATCTATAGGCATTCAGAACGTGTTCAAGCGTTTGGATTATAGCTACCCGCACCATTATAAACTGAAAATTAGCGAAGAGGAAGAGAGTTTTGGCGTGGAACTAATGATGCAGTTATGA
- a CDS encoding LytR/AlgR family response regulator transcription factor: protein MNLKCYVIDDEYHSVEMLLAYIDQTDGLELQGFSTNPLVALNEVTGANPPDITFLDVEMPELSGMEFAEMANLYTKIIFTTSFQEFALEAFEKEAFDFLLKPISYARFRRSVQRILRDVKKAEAGQKKKRDFFFVKTETRGRMVKVTINDILYIEGAQNYIKIHLISGDIMPYLTINEIEQYLPMDQFTRVHQSFIINTDRIKAVEQMRVILEDDITLNLGRFYKESFLEKMNELLLKSRRRF, encoded by the coding sequence ATGAATTTAAAATGCTATGTAATCGATGATGAATACCATTCTGTTGAAATGCTTTTGGCTTATATCGATCAAACCGATGGGCTCGAATTGCAGGGATTCTCTACCAACCCGCTTGTCGCGCTGAATGAAGTAACCGGGGCTAATCCCCCGGATATTACCTTCTTGGATGTAGAAATGCCGGAGCTTTCAGGGATGGAGTTTGCTGAAATGGCAAATCTTTATACAAAGATCATTTTTACAACATCCTTTCAGGAGTTTGCTTTAGAAGCCTTTGAAAAAGAGGCATTCGACTTTCTGCTTAAACCGATCAGTTATGCCCGTTTCAGGAGAAGCGTTCAGCGTATCCTGCGCGATGTTAAAAAGGCCGAAGCTGGTCAAAAGAAAAAACGAGATTTCTTTTTTGTCAAAACGGAAACCAGGGGCAGGATGGTTAAGGTAACCATCAATGATATATTGTACATAGAGGGCGCGCAAAACTATATTAAGATCCACCTTATTTCAGGTGATATCATGCCGTATTTAACCATAAACGAAATTGAGCAATACCTGCCGATGGATCAATTTACCAGGGTACACCAATCGTTTATCATCAATACCGACCGGATCAAGGCAGTTGAGCAAATGCGGGTGATCTTAGAAGACGATATCACTCTGAACTTAGGACGGTTTTATAAGGAGTCATTTCTTGAAAAGATGAACGAACTACTCCTTAAATCACGCAGGAGGTTTTGA
- a CDS encoding lantibiotic dehydratase: MVRAPFFSYIDYTQVKLDKIIGDPYFQEALFLASPGLYHNLEEKQFDNARLSEREKLSVQKYFNRMCFRPTPFGAFSSFSVTTWGKDETIILKNEDAKLHLNVDQEIVNRLSPLFVNDDPEQNLFIANPALYQWGRDFRFITTTYANDSRKIYFDLESIEINELTGPLFSFCRTVFKSGKEIAAYMMDLTGCTMEMASDYLRFLIGAGILMSATNNNIIGKDYLQVLSAQSNSPSLLNTVLVDINRNRELIRFPDVQYLKTNAERISQLLSGFGHQHPGPLFYAGLERSTTHGALSSKIKDQLMDGVMALSALVAPAQPDMFRQFIKDFKARYNRQKIPLLQAVDPDIGIGYGPVNHANIDSDLLRSVKFRERKTDQLTLDWSKVHRMLFKKWNDRLGNDSPIVLDELDVQSLSSNSTLSSPPSIAALFRTTAHGVFLESLGGVTATALIGRFTAWNKEIHRVSKEIAAVEQAANPEIIFADIGQLSDPHADNINRREHVYHYEIPINVISTLDNDHQIQLSDLWVSVVDDELVLESERHQKVIIPRLTSAYNYTRNNLAVFRLLCDLQQQGLQGSYAFSLAHYFPGMAYYPRVVYKRTILSPATWYLSVQDLKDLQHLSGDESVIKIRSLKDQLKLPTILALSKFDQQLVFNLDNDWEILFLVDCLKGSEGAVLQEFFIPDNRTIQTGEGKALCNQFVAFLYKREAVYSGLQLRKDVAVLKKQQDYIIGSKWLYLKLYCNPAMANNILSTRLLPLLKKLDQSEMQSWFFIRYRDPGYHIRLRLKIKETAVGPILDKFKRRMSETISYQLIREYQADTYRREMERYGGDIIEWMEDYFHGSSELIAHHIKMVGKKTYSYSYHSIAFVSVYELLERFIPDIVERISFLEKMVELFYAEFATDKSLRIDLDQKYRELKIEVSSLVTNESYYHQLRLTPYAELFRNGIKNVLRHTTAFGVKRKNQLLADMIHMHLNRLFVDKQRQQELIVYYCLLKFQVTVRAMSSVKSKPPA, encoded by the coding sequence GTGGTAAGGGCACCTTTCTTTAGTTACATTGATTATACCCAGGTTAAGCTCGATAAAATTATTGGAGATCCTTATTTTCAGGAGGCCTTATTCCTGGCGAGCCCGGGATTATATCACAATCTGGAGGAAAAGCAATTCGACAATGCCCGATTAAGCGAACGGGAAAAACTGAGCGTACAAAAGTATTTTAACCGGATGTGTTTCCGGCCTACGCCATTCGGTGCCTTTTCCTCATTTTCAGTAACTACCTGGGGGAAAGACGAAACGATAATCCTGAAGAATGAGGATGCCAAACTTCACTTGAACGTGGACCAGGAAATTGTCAACCGTTTATCTCCACTGTTCGTCAATGATGATCCCGAACAAAACCTATTTATTGCTAATCCGGCACTTTACCAATGGGGGAGGGACTTCCGCTTTATCACCACTACTTACGCTAACGACAGCCGAAAAATTTATTTTGATCTGGAGTCCATTGAAATTAATGAACTGACCGGCCCGCTATTTTCGTTTTGCCGTACGGTCTTCAAAAGCGGAAAGGAAATCGCTGCCTATATGATGGATTTAACCGGCTGTACCATGGAGATGGCCAGTGACTATCTCCGGTTTTTGATTGGCGCGGGTATCTTAATGTCGGCTACAAACAACAATATCATCGGGAAAGATTATTTGCAGGTGTTATCTGCCCAATCCAATAGCCCTTCTCTTTTGAATACTGTTCTGGTGGATATTAATAGGAATAGGGAACTGATCCGGTTTCCGGATGTTCAGTATTTAAAGACCAATGCGGAAAGGATCAGTCAGTTATTAAGTGGTTTCGGACATCAACACCCTGGACCGTTATTTTATGCTGGCCTGGAACGCAGTACGACCCACGGCGCGCTTTCGTCCAAAATTAAAGATCAGCTAATGGACGGGGTAATGGCTTTGTCCGCTTTAGTAGCACCTGCGCAACCGGATATGTTCCGCCAATTTATTAAAGACTTTAAAGCAAGATATAACAGGCAGAAGATACCTTTACTTCAAGCCGTTGACCCGGATATCGGGATTGGCTACGGGCCTGTTAACCACGCTAATATAGATTCTGATCTTTTACGCTCTGTTAAATTTAGGGAGCGGAAAACGGATCAGCTTACCCTGGATTGGTCGAAGGTACATCGGATGCTGTTTAAAAAATGGAATGACCGCTTAGGAAATGATAGCCCGATTGTTTTAGATGAGCTTGATGTGCAATCCCTCTCATCTAATAGCACTTTATCTTCCCCGCCAAGTATCGCTGCGCTATTCAGAACAACAGCACACGGTGTTTTCCTGGAGTCATTGGGTGGCGTTACCGCAACGGCATTAATCGGGCGGTTCACTGCCTGGAACAAAGAAATACATCGTGTAAGTAAGGAGATCGCCGCTGTGGAGCAGGCGGCAAATCCGGAAATAATCTTTGCCGATATCGGGCAGCTTTCTGACCCTCACGCCGATAATATCAACAGGAGGGAACATGTATACCATTATGAAATACCCATAAATGTGATTTCGACTTTAGATAATGACCATCAGATACAACTTTCTGACCTGTGGGTTTCTGTTGTTGACGATGAGCTTGTTTTGGAGTCGGAGCGGCACCAAAAGGTGATCATTCCGCGTCTGACTTCCGCCTACAACTATACGCGAAACAACCTGGCAGTATTCAGGTTGCTTTGTGATTTGCAGCAGCAAGGGTTGCAGGGAAGCTATGCCTTTTCGTTAGCACACTATTTTCCAGGGATGGCCTACTATCCGAGAGTCGTTTATAAACGAACTATTTTAAGCCCGGCTACCTGGTACCTGTCCGTACAAGATCTGAAGGATTTGCAGCATTTGTCAGGCGATGAATCCGTCATAAAGATCCGTAGTTTAAAAGATCAGCTTAAACTTCCAACAATATTAGCCCTGAGCAAGTTTGATCAGCAATTGGTTTTTAATCTGGATAATGATTGGGAAATCCTATTCCTGGTGGATTGTCTTAAAGGAAGCGAAGGGGCTGTTTTACAGGAGTTTTTCATCCCCGATAACCGCACCATCCAAACCGGGGAAGGTAAAGCGTTGTGTAATCAGTTTGTAGCGTTCCTTTACAAGCGGGAAGCCGTTTATTCGGGTCTGCAGCTCCGGAAAGACGTAGCTGTGCTCAAAAAGCAGCAGGATTATATCATCGGAAGCAAATGGCTTTATCTGAAATTATACTGCAATCCGGCTATGGCGAACAATATATTATCGACGCGACTATTACCTTTATTAAAAAAGCTGGATCAGTCTGAGATGCAATCCTGGTTCTTTATACGATACCGGGACCCTGGTTATCATATTCGTTTGCGCCTGAAAATTAAGGAAACAGCAGTCGGGCCGATATTGGATAAGTTTAAGCGGCGAATGTCGGAAACCATTAGTTACCAGTTGATCCGGGAGTACCAGGCTGACACTTACCGAAGGGAAATGGAAAGATATGGTGGCGATATAATAGAATGGATGGAGGATTATTTTCACGGAAGTAGTGAACTGATCGCACATCACATTAAAATGGTTGGTAAAAAAACCTATAGTTACAGTTATCACAGTATAGCATTTGTTTCCGTTTATGAGTTATTAGAACGTTTTATTCCGGACATTGTTGAGCGAATTTCGTTTCTTGAAAAAATGGTGGAACTATTTTATGCGGAGTTTGCTACTGATAAATCACTGAGAATTGACCTTGACCAAAAATACAGAGAGCTGAAAATTGAAGTGAGTTCATTAGTAACTAATGAATCCTACTATCATCAACTACGCCTCACGCCTTATGCGGAGCTTTTCAGGAACGGAATCAAAAATGTCTTGAGGCATACAACAGCATTCGGTGTTAAAAGGAAAAATCAATTATTGGCGGATATGATTCATATGCACCTGAACCGGCTCTTCGTCGATAAACAGCGTCAACAGGAATTAATCGTCTATTATTGCCTTCTTAAATTCCAGGTAACGGTACGGGCAATGAGCAGCGTCAAATCAAAACCTCCTGCGTGA
- a CDS encoding ISAs1 family transposase, whose translation MTTSLHNHFRWIPDPRTGNNKKHNLLEVIILSVLAVLCGAESWYEMEEFGKEKEDFLKQLLPLENGIPSHDTINRVFMLIDSALFEQCFRAWTAELSRGLEESGLSGEKELIAIDGKSICNSACKHQGLGALHLVSAWSGRNQLVLGQQKVDDKSNEITAIPALLSLLNIKGAVVSIDAMGTQKAIAEQIVESQGDYILALKQNQETLYEQVINQFNFKEDSYSQHLDKGHGRAEIRDCKVIHELNWVDEKENWKGIKTIIKITSERIIGDSHSIQDRYYISSLRADAAYFNQAIRAHWGIENQLHWQLDVGFGEDYNTTRNKQTAQNLAVVRKIALNILKADKTSKASLKAKRKMAGWNHKFLLSLIAKTNS comes from the coding sequence ATGACGACTTCACTTCACAATCATTTTAGATGGATACCTGATCCTCGTACAGGTAATAATAAGAAACACAATTTACTGGAAGTTATCATTTTGTCGGTATTGGCCGTTCTATGTGGTGCAGAAAGCTGGTACGAGATGGAAGAATTCGGGAAGGAGAAAGAAGATTTTTTAAAGCAGTTGCTGCCTCTTGAAAACGGCATACCCAGTCATGACACGATCAACCGGGTTTTTATGCTGATCGATTCGGCGCTTTTTGAACAGTGTTTTCGTGCCTGGACAGCGGAACTTAGCCGGGGTCTTGAGGAGTCGGGCCTGTCTGGCGAAAAGGAGTTGATCGCTATCGATGGAAAGAGCATCTGTAACAGCGCCTGCAAACACCAGGGGTTGGGGGCCTTGCATTTGGTAAGCGCCTGGTCGGGTCGTAACCAGTTGGTACTGGGGCAACAAAAAGTGGATGACAAGAGCAATGAGATTACGGCGATCCCAGCATTGTTATCGCTATTGAACATCAAAGGGGCGGTAGTAAGCATCGACGCAATGGGTACACAGAAAGCGATTGCTGAACAGATTGTCGAAAGCCAGGGCGATTATATCCTTGCTTTGAAACAGAACCAGGAAACACTTTATGAACAGGTAATCAATCAGTTCAACTTTAAAGAAGACAGTTACAGCCAGCACCTGGATAAGGGCCACGGGCGGGCGGAGATCAGAGACTGCAAAGTCATTCATGAACTTAACTGGGTTGACGAAAAGGAAAATTGGAAGGGAATAAAGACCATCATCAAAATAACCTCGGAAAGGATAATAGGTGACAGCCACTCCATACAAGACCGCTACTATATCTCCAGCCTCCGTGCTGATGCTGCCTATTTTAACCAAGCCATCCGCGCACATTGGGGCATTGAGAACCAATTGCACTGGCAGTTGGATGTCGGATTTGGCGAAGATTACAATACCACACGGAACAAACAGACCGCCCAAAACCTTGCCGTAGTCAGAAAGATAGCCCTAAATATCCTAAAAGCCGACAAAACCAGTAAGGCCAGCCTGAAAGCAAAAAGAAAAATGGCCGGGTGGAACCATAAATTTCTTCTTTCATTAATCGCTAAAACAAATTCCTAA
- a CDS encoding helix-turn-helix domain-containing protein, with the protein MRSKVAQHIQDETPQEVRIFVRQYTDIVVRISEIMHEKGYTQKDLAVKMNKKPSEINKWLKGNHNLTLKTLAKLEAELGEPLIYTTREHTHA; encoded by the coding sequence ATGAGAAGTAAGGTGGCACAGCATATACAGGATGAAACCCCCCAGGAGGTGCGCATTTTTGTACGACAATATACCGATATTGTAGTGCGTATTAGCGAGATCATGCACGAGAAGGGTTACACGCAAAAGGATCTGGCCGTAAAAATGAATAAGAAACCTTCGGAAATCAATAAATGGCTGAAAGGAAATCATAACCTTACGCTTAAAACACTTGCTAAACTGGAAGCAGAATTAGGTGAGCCGCTCATATATACTACCCGTGAACATACACACGCTTAA
- a CDS encoding RNA polymerase sigma factor, whose amino-acid sequence MVADNEKLNLLIQQLQKGSEFAFTSIYDFYSHQLYRNLLRLVKDEEIAQELLQDLFLKIWENRHNIKLDTSFKSYLYKIAENLVYGHFRKMAKDKRLIESLVLSSTAFRADALGICFSD is encoded by the coding sequence ATGGTGGCGGATAATGAAAAATTAAACCTTTTAATTCAGCAGCTTCAAAAAGGAAGCGAGTTTGCTTTTACCAGCATCTACGATTTTTATAGTCATCAACTATATAGAAACCTTTTACGACTGGTAAAAGATGAAGAGATTGCACAGGAATTATTACAAGATCTTTTTCTTAAAATTTGGGAGAACCGGCATAATATTAAACTGGATACCTCATTCAAATCTTATCTATATAAAATTGCTGAAAATTTGGTTTACGGGCATTTTCGTAAAATGGCTAAAGATAAGCGATTAATTGAAAGCCTTGTTCTATCGTCAACTGCCTTCAGGGCCGACGCATTAGGAATTTGTTTTAGCGATTAA
- a CDS encoding ISAs1 family transposase: protein MTTSLHNHFRWIPDPRTGNNKKHNLLEVIILSVLAVLCGAESWYEMEEFGKEKEDFLKQLLPLENGIPSHDTINRVFMLIDSALFEQCFRAWTAELSRGLEESGLSGEKELIAIDGKSICNSACKHQGLGALHLVSAWSGRNQLVLGQQKVDDKSNEITAIPALLSLLNIKGAVVSIDAMGTQKAIAEQIVESQGDYILALKQNQETLYEQVINQFNFKEDSYSQHLDKGHGRAEIRDCKVIHELNWVDEKENWKGIKTIIKITSERIIGDSHSIQDRYYISSLRADAAYFNQAIRAHWGIENQLHWQLDVGFGEDYNTTRNKQTAQNLAVVRKIALNILKADKTSKASLKAKRKMAGWNHKFLLSLQLIAKTNS from the coding sequence ATGACGACTTCACTTCACAATCATTTTAGATGGATACCTGATCCTCGTACAGGTAATAATAAGAAACACAATTTACTGGAAGTTATCATTTTGTCGGTATTGGCCGTTCTATGTGGTGCAGAAAGCTGGTACGAGATGGAAGAATTCGGGAAGGAGAAAGAAGATTTTTTAAAGCAGTTGCTGCCTCTTGAAAACGGCATACCCAGTCATGACACGATCAACCGGGTTTTTATGCTGATCGATTCGGCGCTTTTTGAACAGTGTTTTCGTGCCTGGACAGCGGAACTTAGCCGGGGTCTTGAGGAGTCGGGCCTGTCTGGCGAAAAGGAGTTGATCGCTATCGATGGAAAGAGCATCTGTAACAGCGCCTGCAAACACCAGGGGTTGGGGGCCTTGCATTTGGTAAGCGCCTGGTCGGGTCGTAACCAGTTGGTACTGGGGCAACAAAAAGTGGATGACAAGAGCAATGAGATTACGGCGATCCCAGCATTGTTATCGCTATTGAACATCAAAGGGGCGGTAGTAAGCATCGACGCAATGGGTACACAGAAAGCGATTGCTGAACAGATTGTCGAAAGCCAGGGCGATTATATCCTTGCTTTGAAACAGAACCAGGAAACACTTTATGAACAGGTAATCAATCAGTTCAACTTTAAAGAAGACAGTTACAGCCAGCACCTGGATAAGGGCCACGGGCGGGCGGAGATCAGAGACTGCAAAGTCATTCATGAACTTAACTGGGTTGACGAAAAGGAAAATTGGAAGGGAATAAAGACCATCATCAAAATAACCTCGGAAAGGATAATAGGTGACAGCCACTCCATACAAGACCGCTACTATATCTCCAGCCTCCGTGCTGATGCTGCCTATTTTAACCAAGCCATCCGCGCACATTGGGGCATTGAGAACCAATTGCACTGGCAGTTGGATGTCGGATTTGGCGAAGATTACAATACCACACGGAACAAACAGACCGCCCAAAACCTTGCCGTAGTCAGAAAGATAGCCCTAAATATCCTAAAAGCCGACAAAACCAGTAAGGCCAGCCTGAAAGCAAAAAGAAAAATGGCCGGGTGGAACCATAAATTTCTTCTTTCATTACAATTAATCGCTAAAACAAATTCCTAA
- a CDS encoding RNA polymerase sigma factor, producing the protein MQRAIEHLAPQRKLIYTLCKLEGKSYEEVSHELGIATSTIRNQIVKANKDVKLYFSKQDLAIMIFTIQILKHL; encoded by the coding sequence TTGCAACGGGCTATAGAACACCTTGCTCCTCAAAGAAAACTCATCTACACCTTGTGTAAATTAGAAGGTAAAAGCTATGAAGAAGTAAGTCATGAATTAGGTATAGCCACTTCAACCATACGTAACCAAATTGTGAAGGCTAATAAGGATGTTAAGCTATACTTTTCAAAACAGGATTTAGCTATAATGATTTTCACGATTCAGATATTGAAACACTTGTAA